The nucleotide window CGGGTTGCCGCCGCCGGCCAGGGCTGAAATCCGCCGCGACCCTTGACGCGATTGGGCCTTGACGCGGCGGGGCGAACGGCGCAAGACCGCGGCGGAGACGGTTGTTCCGGTCGCAATCTCGGCCGTGCGCGGAGGCTGGCCAGCCATATCTGGCGGCGGGGCTTCCGGGCCGGGGCATCACGCCAGGTCGGGACACGAGACCGGGGCAGACGAATGACATCACCTCGCAGCGACGCACCCCCTTCGCCGGCTGCCGATGCACGGGCGCCGCGCCTTCTGCGCCACAGCCGCGGCGCGGTGCCGCTCGACCGGCCGCGGGTGATGGGCATCCTCAACATCACGCCGGACTCCTTTTCCGACGGCGGCCGCTTCCTCGCCCGCGACGATGCCCTGTCCAGCGCCCGGCGGATGATCGCCCACGGCGTCGACGTGATCGACATCGGCGCCGAAAGCACCCGGCCGAACGCCGACCCGGTCTCGGCCGAGGAGGAATGGCGCCGCCTCGCGCCCGTGCTGGGCGAGGTCGTCGCCCTCGGCGCGCCCGTCTCCATCGACACCTACAAGGCCGACATCGCCGCCAGGGCCTGCGCTCTGGGCGCCGTCATCGTCAACGATGTCTGGGGCCTGCAGAAGGATCCGGCGATGGCCGAGACGGTCGCCGAGGCCGGCGCCGCAGTGATCATGATGCACAACCGCGAGCGCGCGGATCAGGGTATCGACATCCTCGCCGACATCGACCGCTCCTTCGAGCGCTCGATGGAGCTTGCCGCCCGCGCCGGCATCCCGGCCGAGCGTCAGATGCTGGATCCGGGCATCGGCTTCGGCAAGACCCAGGACCAGAGCTACAAGGTGGTCAACCGGCTGGAGCATTTCGCCCGCCACGGCCTGCCGCTGATGGTCGGCGCCTCGCGCAAGCGCCTGATCGGCGCGGTGCTGGACGTCGACACCGAGGACCGGCTCTACGGCTCCCTTGCCCTGCACACCATCGCCTTCCTCAAGGGCGCGGCCATGGTCCGCGTCCACAATGTCCAGCCGCATGTCGATGCCGCCCGCATCGCCCATGCCACCATGAGCGAGCACGTGGGATGAGCACCGCACAGAGAAAGACCCTGGTGCGCGCCGCGCTCGGCCTGGGGTCCAATGTCGGCGACACGCTGGCCAATCTGGACGCGGCGCTCGCCGCGCTGGCGGCAACGCCGGGCATCGTCGTGGTCGCCCGCTCCTCCGACTACCGCACCCCGCCCTGGGGCCCGGTGCCGCAGGACGACTACCGCAATGCCTGCGCGGTGATCGAGACCCGGCTGTCGCCGCGCGACCTGCTCGACCGCTGCCTGGAGGTCGAGCGCAGCCTCGGCCGCGTCCGCGACATCCGCTGGGGGCCGCGCGTCATCGATATCGACGTGCTGATCTATGGCGAGGAGCGGATCGAGGAGGACGGCCTGACGATCCCGCATCCGCGCATGGGCGAGCGCGCCTTCGTGCTGGTGCCGCTGGCCGAGATCTGGCCGGACGCGCCGGTCGGCGACGGGCGCACCGCGCGCCAGGCGCTCGCCACCTGCCCGGGCCGCGACGAGATCCGCCCCATCAGGGACTGATCCCGTCCGCCAGCGTGCGCCCGGAAACTCCGCTTAGCGCTTGGCGTCGCGGCCGAAGTTCGGCGCGTCGGTCTCCTGGCCCGCCTCGACGATGGAACGGCGGATGCCGCGCGTGCGGGTGAAGAGCTCGAACAGCGCCTCGCCGTCGCCCCAGCGCACCGCCCGCTGCAAGGCCGACAGGTCCTCGGAGAAGCGCGACAGCATCTCCAGGATCGCGTCCTTGTTGTGCAGGCACACGTCGCGCCACATGGTCGGGTCGGAGGCCGCAAGCCGCGTGAAGTCGCGAAAGCCCGAGGCGGAATACTTGATCACCTCGGACTTGGTCACCGTCTCCAGATCGTCGGCCGTGCCGACGATGTTGTAGGCGATGATGTGCGGCACATGCGAGACGATGGCCAGGACCAGGTCGTGATGCTCGGCATCCATCGTGTCGACCATCGAGCCGCAGGCCCGCCAGAAGGCCGACAGCCGCTCCAGCGCCTCAGGGTCGGTGCCCGGCACCGGCGTCAGGATGCACCAGCGGTTTCGGAACAGTTCGGCAAAGCCCGCATCCGGTCCCGAATGCTCGGTGCCGGCGATGGGATGGCCGGGGATGAAATGCACCCCGTCCGGCAGGTGCGGCGCCATCTGCCGCACCACGGAGGCCTTGGTCGAGCCGACATCGGTGACGATGGCACCGGGGGCAAGCGCCGGGGCGATCCACTTGGCCACCGCCTCGCTCGCGCCCACCGGCACGCACAGGATGACGAGATCGGCACCGCTCACCGCCTCGGCGGCGTCGAGATGATAGCTGTCGCCGAGCCCCAGTTCCTCGGCCCGGCGCAGTGTCTGCTCCGAGCGGGTGGAAATGGCGATCTCCTCGGCCAGCCCCTCGCGCCGCGCCGCATGCGCGATGGAGGAGCCGATGAGGCCGATGCCGATCAGGGCAAGGCGGCGGAATTTCGGATCTGACATGAAAACGGCCTGACACTTGCGGTTCCCGCGCGCCGTGGCGCGGGAACCGTCGCCGTGGCGCCTCAGCGCCCGGCGAGGAACTCCTTCAGCACCGAGACGACCTCGCGGTTGGCCTCCTCGCTGCCGATCGACATGCGCAGCGCATTGGGCAGCCCGTAGGCGCCGACGGCCCGCAGCACGCATCCGCGCGCGCTGAGATAGGCATCGGCCTCCGCCGCGGTGCGGCCCGGCTCCTCGGGGAAGTGGATCAGCACGAAATTGCCGACGCTCGGCGTAACTTCAAGGCCCAGCGCCGCCATTTCCTTGCTCACCCAGTCCAGCCAGATGTCGTTATGGGCGACGGCGGTCTCCAGGAAGGCGCGGTCGCGCACGGCGGCGATGCCGGCGGCCTGCGAGGCGCCGGAGACGTTGAACGGCCCGCGCACCCGGTTCAGCGCGTCGATCACATGCGCCGGGCCGTAGCCCCAGCCGATGCGCAGCGCCGCCAGACCGTAGATCTTGGAGAAGGTGCGCGTCATCAGCACGTTGTCGGCCGTCGCCGCCAGTTCGACGCCGGCCTCGTAGTCGTTGCGGCGCACATATTCGGCATAGGCCGCATCGAGCACCAGAAGGACGGAAGGCGGCAGGCCGGCATGCAACCGGCGGATCTCGTCGAACGGCAGGTAGGTGCCGGTCGGATTGTTCGGATTGGCAAGGAACACGACCTTGGTGCGCGGGGTCACCCGCGCCAGCAGCGCGTCGACATCCGTCGTCAGGTTCTGCTCCGGGGCGACGACCGGCGTGCCGCCGGCGGCCAGGATGGCGATCTTGTAGACCAGGAAGCCGTATTCGCTGTAGAGCCCCTCGTCGCCCGGACCGATATAGGTACGCGCCACCAGCTCCAGGATCTCGTCCGAGCCGTTGCCGCAGATCATCCGCTCCGGGTTCAGGCCGTAGACGTCGGCGATCGCCTCGCGCAGACCCGTCGAGCCGCCGTCCGGATAGAGCTCCAGATGACCGGCGCAGGCGCTGAACGCCTCCACGGCGCGCGGGCTCGGGCCCAGCGGCGTCTCGTTGGAGGACAGCTTGTGGAGCTTCGCACCGCCCGCCGCCTTGGTCCGGCCGGGCACGTAGGGAGCGATCTCCAGAATGCCGGGGCGCGGCTCGGGACGGGACGGGGAACGGGGATCGGCGGTCGTCAGCATGGCCGAGATTTCCTGACTGCGGCGGTCTTGGCCGGCACGCGGGCCGGCCTTGCGGGACTACCGTATCGGCAACCATGCCGGCACGGCGGAAGAACGGCCGGCAACCATGCCGGCCTTGCGATGAGGGCGGCCGGCAACCATACCGGCCTTGCGAAAAGACAGCCGGCGCCCGCTGAAAACGGGGCTCCGGCCAGCGCATACTCATAGGCAGTAGGCCTGTCGAAAGCAAAAGAAAACATTGACGTTGCCCGGACGGGCTCCTACGTCTGCTGGTCCCCGCGGGCCGGCCCCCACAAGGGCGAAAACCGGCCCTCGCGAGACAGTTTCGACCCCAGGCGTTGCCTGCAAACCGCGCGAACGCCGCCAGGAGGATGTCCGGCACCGATGAGCAAGGACACGACCGCCGAAGAGACCCCGCCCGATCAGAGCCCACCGGAACTGCGGGCAGCGCCGGCCAGCGAGGCCGACAACCCGTCGAGCCGCGTCGAGAGGTTCGGCGGCGACAAGGCGTTGCAGCTCGATTCCGGCACCGTGCTCGATCCCTGGCAGATCGCCTACGAGACCTATGGTACGCTGAACGAGGACCGCAGCAACGCGATCCTCGTCGCCCACGCCCTGACCGGCGACCAGTATGTCGCCTCGCCCAATCCGCTGACCGGCAAGCCCGGCTGGTGGTCGCTGCTCGTCGGCCCGGGCAAGCCGGTCGACACCGACCGCTTCTTCGTCATCTGCGCCAATGTGCTCGGTGGCTGCCTCGGCACCACCGGCCCCGCCTCCACCAATCCGGCGACCGGCCGGCGCTGGGGCCTCGACCTGCCGCTGGTGACCATCCGCGACATGGTCCGCGCCCAGGCGGTGCTGCTCGACCATCTCGGCATCGAGACGCTGTTTTCCGTGG belongs to Stappia indica and includes:
- the folP gene encoding dihydropteroate synthase gives rise to the protein MTSPRSDAPPSPAADARAPRLLRHSRGAVPLDRPRVMGILNITPDSFSDGGRFLARDDALSSARRMIAHGVDVIDIGAESTRPNADPVSAEEEWRRLAPVLGEVVALGAPVSIDTYKADIAARACALGAVIVNDVWGLQKDPAMAETVAEAGAAVIMMHNRERADQGIDILADIDRSFERSMELAARAGIPAERQMLDPGIGFGKTQDQSYKVVNRLEHFARHGLPLMVGASRKRLIGAVLDVDTEDRLYGSLALHTIAFLKGAAMVRVHNVQPHVDAARIAHATMSEHVG
- the folK gene encoding 2-amino-4-hydroxy-6-hydroxymethyldihydropteridine diphosphokinase; the encoded protein is MSTAQRKTLVRAALGLGSNVGDTLANLDAALAALAATPGIVVVARSSDYRTPPWGPVPQDDYRNACAVIETRLSPRDLLDRCLEVERSLGRVRDIRWGPRVIDIDVLIYGEERIEEDGLTIPHPRMGERAFVLVPLAEIWPDAPVGDGRTARQALATCPGRDEIRPIRD
- a CDS encoding prephenate/arogenate dehydrogenase family protein, with product MSDPKFRRLALIGIGLIGSSIAHAARREGLAEEIAISTRSEQTLRRAEELGLGDSYHLDAAEAVSGADLVILCVPVGASEAVAKWIAPALAPGAIVTDVGSTKASVVRQMAPHLPDGVHFIPGHPIAGTEHSGPDAGFAELFRNRWCILTPVPGTDPEALERLSAFWRACGSMVDTMDAEHHDLVLAIVSHVPHIIAYNIVGTADDLETVTKSEVIKYSASGFRDFTRLAASDPTMWRDVCLHNKDAILEMLSRFSEDLSALQRAVRWGDGEALFELFTRTRGIRRSIVEAGQETDAPNFGRDAKR
- the hisC gene encoding histidinol-phosphate transaminase, translating into MLTTADPRSPSRPEPRPGILEIAPYVPGRTKAAGGAKLHKLSSNETPLGPSPRAVEAFSACAGHLELYPDGGSTGLREAIADVYGLNPERMICGNGSDEILELVARTYIGPGDEGLYSEYGFLVYKIAILAAGGTPVVAPEQNLTTDVDALLARVTPRTKVVFLANPNNPTGTYLPFDEIRRLHAGLPPSVLLVLDAAYAEYVRRNDYEAGVELAATADNVLMTRTFSKIYGLAALRIGWGYGPAHVIDALNRVRGPFNVSGASQAAGIAAVRDRAFLETAVAHNDIWLDWVSKEMAALGLEVTPSVGNFVLIHFPEEPGRTAAEADAYLSARGCVLRAVGAYGLPNALRMSIGSEEANREVVSVLKEFLAGR